One region of Oculatellaceae cyanobacterium genomic DNA includes:
- a CDS encoding SLC13 family permease → MGKVSTTKTASNTAKSSKESIWTRFEAKQVTAKKPRPRRFRWVVDAALPLALTITAGIAVLLPASLPIQARLALFAFILAAILWSTTSISADYIALLTMMLLILAGGSPQEQLFDALASDVVWLMIGAFILGGAVQKTGLAARLTQLVVARAKTVRSVFWLLTTVLIPLSFLIPSTSGRAAVAIPVFRSIADAAQDRKIIRALAILMPTIILVSTIVALVGAGSHLVANDLLNQISKQRISFTQWALYGLPFGTAASYASCWVVMRLFLDKNRLDRSLEIPQFKQKPLSVAEWKTLIVVGVMMALWLTESWHGLEIATVSVVGALVLTLPGFGVLKWKEGLKAVSWNLIIFVGAALVLGRALIDSGAAQWIIDQIFAISNIASAESRPLILLLLAFISLTSHIYMTSHTARAAALVPALLYLGSSLQLNPVAVLFIGTVGMDYCLTFPVSSKALLMFQELEGETYQPSDLLRLSAVLLIVHLVLIMLFYYGYWRWIGLKL, encoded by the coding sequence ATGGGGAAAGTTTCTACCACAAAAACTGCCAGCAACACTGCTAAATCTAGTAAAGAAAGTATTTGGACACGCTTTGAGGCAAAACAGGTAACGGCTAAAAAGCCCCGCCCTCGCCGTTTCCGTTGGGTAGTAGATGCGGCATTACCTTTAGCCCTTACTATTACGGCTGGTATTGCTGTCTTGTTGCCAGCTTCCCTACCAATACAGGCACGTTTAGCATTATTCGCCTTTATTTTAGCGGCGATTTTGTGGTCAACAACATCTATCAGTGCAGATTATATTGCGCTGCTAACAATGATGTTGTTAATTTTGGCTGGTGGTAGCCCCCAAGAACAGTTATTTGATGCCCTTGCTTCAGATGTAGTTTGGTTAATGATTGGTGCGTTTATTTTGGGGGGTGCGGTTCAAAAAACGGGTTTAGCTGCGCGACTAACTCAATTAGTTGTAGCTAGAGCAAAAACTGTTCGGAGTGTTTTTTGGCTACTGACAACAGTATTAATTCCCTTGTCTTTTTTAATTCCTTCTACTTCTGGACGTGCAGCCGTAGCTATTCCAGTTTTTCGGAGTATTGCAGATGCAGCACAGGATAGAAAAATTATCCGTGCTTTAGCAATATTGATGCCAACAATTATTTTAGTATCAACAATTGTGGCATTAGTAGGCGCAGGCTCTCATTTAGTTGCTAACGATTTACTCAATCAAATTTCTAAACAACGCATTTCATTTACTCAATGGGCGCTTTATGGTTTGCCATTTGGAACTGCTGCAAGTTATGCGTCTTGTTGGGTAGTTATGCGGTTATTTTTAGATAAAAATCGCCTTGACCGTTCCTTAGAAATACCACAATTTAAACAAAAACCTTTGTCTGTAGCTGAGTGGAAAACACTAATTGTAGTTGGAGTAATGATGGCACTATGGCTAACAGAAAGTTGGCATGGATTAGAGATTGCCACAGTTAGTGTCGTGGGTGCTTTGGTATTAACTTTGCCTGGATTTGGGGTGTTGAAGTGGAAAGAAGGACTGAAAGCAGTTTCTTGGAATTTAATTATTTTTGTTGGTGCTGCTTTGGTTTTAGGACGGGCATTAATTGATTCAGGTGCAGCGCAATGGATTATCGATCAAATTTTCGCAATTAGCAATATTGCCTCTGCGGAATCACGTCCGTTAATTCTACTGTTGCTGGCGTTTATTTCCCTAACTTCTCATATATATATGACTTCGCATACTGCGAGGGCGGCGGCGTTAGTACCTGCTTTGTTATACCTGGGGAGCAGTTTGCAACTAAATCCAGTTGCGGTTTTATTTATTGGCACTGTAGGAATGGATTATTGTTTAACTTTTCCTGTTAGTTCTAAAGCGTTGTTAATGTTTCAAGAGTTAGAAGGTGAAACTTATCAACCTTCAGATTTATTACGTTTAAGTGCAGTGTTGTTAATTGTTCATTTAGTGCTAATAATGCTGTTTTATTACGGTTACTGGCGTTGGATAGGTTTAAAATTATGA
- a CDS encoding EAL domain-containing response regulator, translating into MNTILVIEDEELVRENILDLLDAEGFDTINASNGTIGVELAKKQKPDLIICDVMMPDIDGYGVLNILRQNLETATIPFIFLTAKAEKSDFRQGMNLGADDYLTKPYQPDELLGIITTRLKKRQAIALEYKRSVKSQFPNNSNQTKLESSLRLALERQEFEIYYQPQISLQTGKIIGAEALLRWHQPEQGLIPPVEFIPIAERTNLIIPIGEWVLRTACQQIKNWQNLFPKFSNFKIAVNVSAVQFNQKDFTAIILDTLSKTNLHATCLELELTETTIMKNVKSAIQIMNNFKSLGICISIDDFGIGYSSLSYVQDFNFDTLKIDRAFVKDVTSNPKTAALTQALIGMARSLNLNVIAEGVETEEELKFLLVQGCDAMQGYLFSRPLPVKAFEQLLQSNKFLSTSHT; encoded by the coding sequence ATGAATACAATTTTAGTAATTGAAGACGAAGAATTAGTCAGGGAAAATATTTTGGATTTATTAGATGCAGAAGGTTTTGATACTATCAATGCTTCTAATGGTACTATCGGCGTTGAGCTTGCCAAGAAACAAAAGCCAGATTTAATTATTTGTGATGTGATGATGCCAGATATTGACGGTTATGGTGTCTTAAATATCCTGCGTCAAAATTTAGAAACAGCAACAATTCCTTTTATTTTTTTGACTGCTAAAGCTGAGAAATCTGACTTTCGCCAAGGAATGAATTTGGGGGCTGATGATTATCTCACTAAACCATATCAACCTGATGAACTGCTAGGAATAATCACTACTCGACTGAAAAAAAGGCAAGCGATCGCACTAGAATACAAACGCTCAGTAAAATCTCAGTTCCCAAATAATTCTAATCAAACAAAATTGGAATCTAGTTTGCGTCTTGCCTTAGAACGGCAAGAATTTGAGATTTATTACCAACCTCAAATTAGTCTTCAGACTGGCAAAATAATTGGTGCAGAAGCTCTATTGCGTTGGCATCAACCAGAACAAGGTTTAATTCCTCCCGTAGAATTTATTCCAATAGCTGAAAGAACTAATTTAATTATTCCTATTGGTGAATGGGTGTTAAGAACTGCTTGTCAGCAAATAAAAAATTGGCAAAATTTATTTCCAAAATTTTCTAATTTTAAAATTGCCGTGAATGTCTCAGCAGTTCAGTTTAATCAAAAAGATTTTACCGCTATAATTCTTGATACCTTGTCTAAAACAAATCTTCATGCTACTTGTTTAGAGTTAGAGTTGACTGAAACCACGATTATGAAAAATGTCAAGTCAGCAATTCAAATTATGAATAACTTTAAATCATTAGGGATTTGCATCTCTATTGATGATTTTGGAATTGGATATTCTTCTTTAAGCTATGTACAAGACTTTAATTTTGATACATTAAAAATTGACAGAGCTTTTGTAAAAGATGTTACCAGTAATCCCAAGACTGCTGCTCTAACTCAAGCTTTAATTGGAATGGCACGTAGCTTAAATTTAAATGTGATTGCTGAAGGGGTAGAAACTGAAGAAGAATTAAAATTTTTATTAGTACAAGGTTGTGATGCTATGCAAGGTTATTTATTTAGCCGTCCTTTACCAGTTAAAGCTTTTGAGCAATTATTGCAATCAAATAAATTTTTGTCTACTTCCCATACTTAA